In the genome of Aspergillus luchuensis IFO 4308 DNA, chromosome 2, nearly complete sequence, one region contains:
- a CDS encoding uncharacterized protein (COG:S;~EggNog:ENOG410PP50;~InterPro:IPR007224;~go_function: GO:0001164 - RNA polymerase I core promoter sequence-specific DNA binding [Evidence IEA];~go_function: GO:0001181 - RNA polymerase I general transcription initiation factor activity [Evidence IEA];~go_process: GO:0006361 - transcription initiation from RNA polymerase I promoter [Evidence IEA]), whose amino-acid sequence MASVPAAAVFSLPLAPWQQPASVRVAQYEPRKRKKDFSDWGDDDDDVDGDTTDAASEAAPGPSLTLSPDEAHQYRIAGLAFDQELPGGNFPHAPVKDQPTHRQTRNQVLKELTSLPSPIYPPQSAAHQGNLRLQHLAVLSSILHRCLLQKDFVRAGRAWGLILREEIGGIPIDVRTEGRWGIGAEILLRRDCQVSDTSPDNAQERDAEPSEAPPSKLLFTRQGFEKAKQYYETLIIQHPYRKAAPDAISSLHFYPAMFGLWVYVTQEESNVSRQKIWDAHGASPDDSEEEDSALDMQHHDDTRQKTHALIASVRKSELEQAQKIAARMDEILGSPPYSDSPELLELRGMISLWIADLFVSSLPYGRAEGDMDDYDSDETGSSSAEDLQDSLQERRERRLAVERKEYEVQKSQDYFAKAKQRGKGVTSTFGDLHIDDDASFGYAD is encoded by the coding sequence ATGGCATctgttcctgcagcagcagtcttttctttgcctCTCGCCCCATGGCAACAACCTGCCAGTGTACGCGTAGCTCAGTACGAGCCTaggaagcgcaagaaggaTTTCTCCGACTGGggggacgatgatgacgatgttgaTGGCGACACAACAGATGCGGCATCAGAGGCAGCTCCTGGTCCATCACTCACCCTCTCCCCGGATGAAGCCCATCAATATCGCATTGCTGGCCTTGCTTTCGACCAAGAATTACCTGGGGGCAATTTCCCACATGCCCCGGTTAAAGATCAACCTACCCATCGGCAGACACGAAACCAAGTCCTGAAAGAGTTGACTTCGTTGCCATCTCCAATCTATCCTCCTCAGTCTGCAGCCCATCAAGGGAATCTACGTCTTCAGCATCTGGCCGTGCTATCTTCCATTTTGCACCGTTGCCTCCTGCAGAAAGACTTCGTTCGAGCGGGCAGGGCGTGGGGGTTAATCCTCCGTGAAGAAATTGGGGGCATCCCAATTGACGTCCGCACTGAAGGGAGATGGGGCATTGGTGCAGAAATTTTGCTCCGGCGTGACTGCCAGGTCTCGGACACGTCTCCTGATAATGCACAGGAACGTGATGCAGAGCCGTCTGAGGCACCGCCTTCCAAACTCTTATTCACAAGGCAGGGTTTtgagaaggccaagcagTATTACGAAACCCTCATCATTCAGCACCCATACCGAAAAGCGGCACCTGATGCTATAAGCTCACTACACTTCTATCCTGCCATGTTTGGACTTTGGGTGTATGTCACCCAAGAAGAGAGCAATGTTTCTCGACAGAAAATCTGGGACGCCCATGGTGCGTCCCCTGACGattcggaagaagaagattctgCGCTCGATATGCAACACCATGATGACACCCGACAGAAGACGCATGCGCTGATTGCCAGTGTTAGGAAGAGTGAGCTGGAACAGGCTCAGAAGATTGCAGCCAGGATGGACGAGATTCTCGGATCTCCCCCATACTCCGACTCTCCTGAGTTACTGGAGCTCCGCGGAATGATCTCTCTCTGGATTGCTGATCTATTTGTCTCATCACTGCCCTATGGGCGAGCAGAGGGAGATATGGACGATTATGATTCCGATGAGACCGGTTCATCATCCGccgaagatcttcaagacTCGCTTCAAGAGCGGCGAGAGCGCCGACTTGCAGTCGAGAGGAAGGAATACGAGGTACAGAAGTCGCAGGATTATTTTGCGAAGGCCAAACAGCGTGGCAAAGGGGTCACCTCTACGTTTGGAGATCTGCatatagatgatgatgcttcaTTTGGGTATGCGGATTAA
- a CDS encoding RING-H2 finger protein (COG:O;~EggNog:ENOG410PR2Z;~InterPro:IPR001841,IPR011016,IPR013083;~PFAM:PF17123,PF13923,PF00097,PF13639,PF12678;~go_function: GO:0008270 - zinc ion binding [Evidence IEA]), whose product MGQSSSTQRNRRHSTPPEHFPTFHAIRVRRNRDEAMNNSYNTEQTGDYQPRSGTETDHDNTPTTSGAPAHPDPSAEIWHPNLSGDEQRHMRTIQEENDPQYEPGQREYRSDIFARMAARRQSTMSRLGSRILPNSVIRGLLSSEEETPAEGHAHRHGIVSRTIPRSEATHSSARFSPFNSLSSRSVSRRRSLRGPYFIPRNDPPLSSDPARSGSFLDPTTEITPEPTRSSWRRSARLHRVRNSLSGPIGHMFGQSFPNASAQESGPIPQPPLDPVSSEDADGFLPYSRSMDSQMDFDEPHELDSVEPAVGSTRPTSPMSSQSTQGPPGLRQLPGLLRARPSRAMRREEQTPLSRVLQLAAAAIAAQLSGTAGPVMPNIQALGNDGLDGSLDNFIQSLQHATSTQTAPNEGESAAGDNGPPTPVNFLRVFRFANSDGTRPGGPLNRPTANAENTDNNGGGMDVDNPTDGPEGRTVTLVVVGVRSVPSGNGPSGDQPGNPGTGLDALLRLPFLTPGNLARNHENGSGFPPRPDGRPRLPPIRLQGEQHPTGLPTGSDISSQGGPTPLRRLSDAGTRAPLGSLSAAPSVLSESPPGPHPPPSTPAEPGLSAVSSSASTPSRRPSTASAMSPGTLPPIDTNRPMQPTVEPAEDGIPLNTRQRRRSDSEYARHRDLGSGAVRRNGVVEPDNATPPTGRSWLIYVVGTNLSENHPAFATPSLFTDNPTYEDMILLSSLLGPVKPPVATQEDLSTAGGLFRLVEYAGSLVAEGLEGAGAIQLPEGERCLICLSDYEAAEELRQLTKCKHLFHRDCIDQWLTTGRNSCPLCRGQGVAETSNNQPTPDAPSAAAA is encoded by the exons ATGGGACAGTCTTCCTCTACACAACGAAATCGTCGTCACAGTACCCCTCCAGAACACTTTCCTACTTTCCACGCGATCCGTGTCCGCAGAAATAGGGATGAAGCAATGAATAACAGCTACAACACGGAGCAGACTGGGGACTACCAGCCCCGGTCGGGAACAGAGACAGACCATGACAACACTCCAACAACTTCAGGAGCCCCCGCTCATCCGGATCCTTCTGCCGAGATATGGCATCCCAACCTTTCAGGTGATGAACAACGACATATGAGAACAATACAAGAAGAGAACGACCCGCAATATGAGCCAGGCCAGCGGGAATATCGATCGGATATATTTGCCCGAATGGCTGCCAGAAGGCAGTCAACCATGTCGCGATTGGGTTCTAGGATCCTTCCTAATTCGGTGATCCGTGGATTGCTAAgcagcgaagaagaaacacCCGCAGAAGGTCACGCCCATCGCCACGGTATCGTGTCAAGGACGATTCCAAGATCGGAAGCCACGCATAGCAGCGCCCGTTTTAGCCCGTTCAATTCCCTCAGCTCGAGAAGCGTCTCCAGGCGACGCTCCTTACGTGGGCCGTACTTCATCCCCCGCAATGATCCACCTCTCTCGTCAGATCCCGCTCGTTCCGGCTCATTCCTCGACCCTACCACAGAGATCACCCCAGAACCTACGCGAAGCTCATGGCGCCGCAGTGCTCGGCTGCATCGTGTCCGAAACTCACTCTCAGGACCAATTGGCCACATGTTCGGCCAATCTTTCCCGAACGCATCGGCCCAAGAATCAGGACCGATCCCACAACCACCCCTGGACCCAGTCTCTAGTGAGGACGCAGACGGATTCCTTCCTTATTCAAGGTCAATGGATAGCCAGATGGACTTTGATGAGCCCCATGAGCTTGATTCGGTAGAACCTGCTGTAGGAAGTACCCGTCCTACCTCGCCTATGTCATCGCAGTCTACACAAGGCCCACCTGGCTTACGGCAACTCCCGGGATTGCTGCGAGCAAGACCGTCTCGAGCCATGCGTCGAGAGGAACAGACTCCTTTGTCGCGTGTCCTTCAACTGGCCGCTGCCGCCATTGCCGCTCAGCTCTCTGGCACAGCTGGTCCAGTTATGCCCAACATTCAGGCTCTGGGTAatgatggccttgatggTTCGTTGGATAATTTCATACAGAGCTTACAGCACGCCACGTCCACTCAGACGGCCCCCAACGAAGGAGAGAGTGCGGCAGGCGACAACGGTCCTCCGACCCCGGTTAACTTCCTGAGAGTCTTCCGCTTTGCCAATTCAGATGGTACTCGACCCGGCGGTCCATTGAATCGTCCAACGGCAAACGCTGAGAACACCGATAACAACGGCGGCGGAATGGATGTGGACAACCCTACTGATGGACCTGAAGGACGTACTGTTACTCTCGTAGTGGTTGGTGTACGATCGGTCCCCTCTGGGAACGGGCCTAGCGGCGATCAGCCAGGTAATCCAGGAACTGGACTGGATGCCTTGCTCCGCTTGCCGTTCCTAACGCCTGGGAATCTAGCACGCAATCACGAGAACGGCTCTGGATTTCCGCCACGTCCAGATGGGCGGCCAAGGCTTCCACCTATCCGGCTCCAGGGCGAGCAGCATCCTACGGGACTTCCCACGGGCAGTGATATTTCTTCACAGGGAGGACCGACCCCACTGCGGCGGCTGTCTGACGCGGGCACCCGGGCCCCATTAGGCTCACTGTCTGCAGCCCCTTCGGTGCTTTCGGAAAGCCCTCCAggtccccatcctcctccttcgactCCAGCTGAACCGGGATTATCCGCCGTGTCATCCAGCGCGTCCACTCCTAGTCGGAGACCTTCGACTGCTTCGGCCATGTCACCAGGTACCCTGCCTCCGATTGACACCAACCGACCGATGCAACCCACGGTTGAGCCCGCTGAAGACGGTATTCCGCTGAATACGCGCCAGCGACGTCGAAGTGACTCAGAATATGCACGCCATCGTGACCTAGGGTCTGGTGCTGTCCGGCGTAATGGCGTCGTAGAACCTGACAATGCTACACCACCCACGGGAAGAAGCTGGCTGATCTACGTTGTCGGGACCAATCTTTCAGAGAATCACCCTGCTTTTGCAACGCCAAGTCTGTTTACTGAC AATCCAACGTACGAAGACATGATCTTGCTCTCGTCTCTGCTTGGGCCTGTCAAGCCACCTGTTGCGACCCAGGAGGATCTCTCTACGGCCGGTGGACTGTTCCGCCTTGTGGAGTATGCCGGCTCGCTGGTTGCAGAAGGTCTGGAAGGCGCTGGCGCCATCCAACTTCCCGAAGGCGAGCGGTGCTTGATCTGTCTCAGTGACTACGAGGCGGCCGAGGAGCTTCGGCAACTGACCAAATGCAAACATCTTTTCCACCGGGATTGCATTGATCAG TGGTTGACCACGGGCCGTAATTCATGCCCACTTTGCCGAGGCCAAGGTGTAGCCGAGACGTCGAATAATCAACCCACGCCTGATGCACCtagcgcagcagcagcgtaA
- a CDS encoding phosphoribosylglycinamide formyltransferase (BUSCO:EOG09264G7L;~COG:F;~EggNog:ENOG410PNSU;~InterPro:IPR002376,IPR004607,IPR036477;~PFAM:PF00551;~go_function: GO:0004644 - phosphoribosylglycinamide formyltransferase activity [Evidence IEA];~go_function: GO:0016742 - hydroxymethyl-, formyl-and related transferase activity [Evidence IEA];~go_process: GO:0006189 - 'de novo' IMP biosynthetic process [Evidence IEA];~go_process: GO:0009058 - biosynthetic process [Evidence IEA]) gives MANMDTPVRLTVLISGNGSNLQAVIDKTQQGQLSTQIVRVISNRQNAYGLERARQANIPTQYHNLVKYKKQHPATPEGIQAAREEYDAELARLVLADKPEMVACLGFMHVLSPRFLEPLEEAKINIINLHPALPGAFNGANAIERAHAAWLEGKIDKTGVMIHRVISEVDMGQPILVREIPFVKGEDEDLHKFEQKVHEVEWGVVIEGVKLTIQEVKESR, from the exons ATGGCCAATATGGACACACCTGTGCGCCTTACCGTTCTCATATCCGGCAATGGCTCCAACCTCCAAGCAGTGATAGACAAGACACAGCAAGGACAACTCTCGACACAGATCGTGCGCGTCATCTCCAACCGCCAGAATGCGTATGGTCTCGAGCGGGCTCGACAGGCCAACATCCCCACGCAATACCACAACCTGGTGAAATACAAAAAACAGCACCCTGCTACACCAGAGGGTATTCAGGCGGCGCGGGAAGAGTACGACGCCGAATTGGCCCGATTGGTACTGGCTGACAAGCCGGAAATGGTGGCTTGTTTGGGATTCATGCATGTTCTGTCGCCGAGGTTCTTGGAGCCGTTGGAGGAAGCTAAGATTAATATCATCAATCTGCACCCGGCTCTGCCCGGGGCATTTAATGGGGCG AACGCTATTGAGCGTGCGCATGCTGCTTGGTTGGAAGGGAAAATCGATAAGACGGGTGTTATGATCCATAGAGTCATTTCGGAGGTGGATATGGGGCAGCCCATCCTGGTCAGGGAAATTCCGTTTgtgaagggggaggatgaggatctgCATAAGTTTGAGCAGAAGGTGCATGAGGTTGAGTGGGGAGTGGTCATTGAGGGGGTGAAGCTTACGATCCAGGAGGTCAAGGAGAGCAGGTAG
- a CDS encoding Zn(II)2Cys6 transcription factor (COG:S;~EggNog:ENOG410PJTJ;~InterPro:IPR036864,IPR021858,IPR001138;~PFAM:PF00172,PF11951;~go_function: GO:0000981 - DNA-binding transcription factor activity, RNA polymerase II-specific [Evidence IEA];~go_function: GO:0008270 - zinc ion binding [Evidence IEA];~go_process: GO:0006355 - regulation of transcription, DNA-templated [Evidence IEA]) — protein sequence MAPPYSSSQAALTGYTPSFLSLQDQNPPLSAYSILGTGQYPDSVAYWHNPSAQPQPPLPPTAVAASYPSVPPKAQSLLQPTSDQKKHKRTRSGCFTCRSRRIKCDEARPVCDRCRKGNRDCVYPSATGASKSGTRSVSKLRGSLLRGNETSGHPGSEDFRVLEPIADEDEDGTSVGSSTRLSPTAAPTWSKPNLPRRQSGQSLKQQSGKHAIATDSGGARIEHSNSPSPSSDTSSRYDSLSARSASVGVTLPEPYGSTLPSIAHLPDDLRFYLNYHQEFITYRHYFLKPVNDRFVHQSIIELALQYDPLLYAVVGFSAYHHCVQNNSGKLYTFLKYYNFALKLLRKSLGSGEPHNEATLITVLVLTTFEESVGDWVNLIGHHQAAHALVREILTPESANLNELHSNIFVWYARFDVVAGILAGNETILSRDWYIAKEEFDAQEAARHPNDATKQLALANSINRRFGLEMASLYAKLSRGLIPVNEFIVQNELLGQTLERVRTILESFNDSEYTVQEYPNRVPLTSDDVVDPYVPGGMHHGPLWEVNMTWVDYYSTKAMYKYQSLLSVKQSSVEELQSLSVELVRLMEAVDRWPMKESGCILAFKNSIGMAAMFCPRDERYIMWARRKFAQLEQSGYVVAATFRAALAASWQKPEVNRWWLPDDEGYPSIIREVRAMTEERTSHPRDNFREDVSHMKTLFWNISLDDTSSEGSPASVNTEGRS from the exons ATGGCACCTCCATACTCCAGTTCCCAGGCCGCCTTGACTGGCTATACTCCTTCATTCCTGTCGCTGCAGGACCAgaaccctcctctctccgccTACTCCATTCTAGGGACCGGACAATACCCCGATAGTGTCGCATATTGGCACAATCCATCCGCGCAACCCCAACCGCCGCTACCTCCCAccgccgtcgccgcctcCTATCCGTCCGTGCCCCCAAAGGCCCAGTCGCTCCTTCAGCCCACCTCCGATCAGAAGAAGCATAAGCGCACTCGCAGTGGCTGTTTCACCTGTCGATCCCGTCGCATCAAGTGCGACGAAGCACGTCCCGTCTGCGACAGATGTCGGAAGGGTAACCGCGACTGCGTCTATCCGTCAGCCACAGGTGCATCCAAGTCAGGGACCCGTAGTGTGTCCAAGCTCAGAGGATCATTGTTGCGTGGAAATGAGACTTCCGGTCACCCGGGATCCGAGGACTTCCGCGTCTTGGAGCCCATcgccgacgaggatgaagatggaactAGTGTCGGGTCAAGTACCCGACTGTCCCCAACAGCCGCACCCACATGGTCCAAACCCAACCTCCCCCGAAGACAAAGTGGTCAGTCTTTGAAGCAGCAGAGCGGAAAGCATGCTATTGCGACCGACTCGGGTGGTGCACGCATTGAGCATAGTAATTCGCCGTCCCCGTCCTCGGATACGTCATCTAGATATGACTCGCTAAGCGCTCGGTCGGCCAGCGTCGGTGTCACCCTGCCCGAACCATATGGATCCACTCTGCCCAGTATAGCACATCTGCCCGACGACCTGCGATTTTATCTCAACTACCACCAGGAATTCATCACGTACCGTCATTATTTCTTAAAACCGGTCAATGACCGGTTTGTTCATCAGAGTATCATTGAGCTGGCGTTGCAGTATGATCCCTTGCTGTATGCCGTTGTGGGGTTTTCTGCATATCACCACTGTGTTCAAAATAACAGTGGGAAGCTTTACACCTTTTTGAAATATTACAACTTCGCGTTGAAGCTCCTGCGCAAGTCCCTAGGCTCAGGTGAGCCGCATAATGAGGCGACCCTGATCACGGTGCTTGTCCTCACCACTTTCGAG GAATCCGTCGGGGACTGGGTCAACCTTATTGGCCACCATCAGGCTGCTCATGCCTTGGTGCGGGAGATTCTAACGCCAGAGTCTGCCAACCTGAACGAGCTTCACAGCAACATCTTCGTCTGGTACGCCCGGTTCGACGTAGTAGCAGGAATCTTGGCCGGAAATGAGACGATACTAAGTCGTGACTGGTATATTGCGAAAGAGGAATTTGATGCTCAGGAGGCCGCCCGCCATCCAAACGATGCCACGAAGCAATTGGCGTTGGCAAATTCGATCAACCGCCGGTTTGGCTTGGAAATGGCGTCGCTGTATGCGAAGTTGTCGCGTGGACTGATTCCTGTGAATGAGTTTATCGTCCAGAACGAACTGTTGGGACAGACCTTGGAAAGGGTACGGACCATCCTGGAATCGTTCAACGACTCTGAATACACCGTGCAAGAGTACCCTAATCGCGTCCCCTTGACCTCGGACGATGTCGTGGATCCGTATGTTCCCGGGGGAATGCACCACGGGCCATTGTGGGAAGTCAACATGACGTGGGTTGACTACTACTCCACCAAGGCTATGTACAAGTATCAGTCACTTCTTTCGGTGAAGCAATCATCGGTGGAAGAACTGCAATCCCTCTCGGTAGAGCTGGTCCGGCTGATGGAGGCGGTTGATCGATGGCCGATGAAGGAAAGCGGATGCATCTTGGCGTTCAAGAACAGCATCGGAATGGCTGCCATGTTCTGTCCTCGCGACGAACGGTATATAATGTGGGCGCGGAGGAAGTTCGCTCAGCTGGAGCAAAGCGG ATACGTCGTTGCAGCCACATTCCGGGCGGCACTGGCAGCCTCGTGGCAAAAACCCGAAGTCAATCGCTGGTGGTTGCCAGACGATGAAGGATACCCGAGCATCATCCGTGAGGTGCGAGCGATGACGGAAGAACGCACGAGCCACCCTCGAGATAACTTCCGCGAGGATGTCAGCCATATGAAGACGCTGTTCTGGAACATCAGCCTGGACGACACCTCCAGCGAGGGGAGTCCCGCATCGGTGAACACGGAAGGTCGATCATGA